Genomic segment of bacterium:
CAGGCCTCCGGCGCCTATGCCCTCGTGGTACTCTCGGCGGACGAGCCAGACAAGATCGTCGCCGTGCGGCGGATCAGCCCCCTGATCATCGGATTGGGCGCCGACGAGATGCTGCTGGCGTCCGACATCCCCGCGCTCCTGCCGTACACACGGGACGTGATCATCATCGAGGACGGCGAGATTGCCGTCCTGACCCGACGGGACGTCGTGCTGTCGCGCATCGGTGGAGGGCGGATCGACCGACCGCCGATGCGGGTGACGTGGGACGCGGGTGCCGCGGAAAAAGACGGCCACGCCCACTTCATGCTCAAAGAGATCCTGGAGCAGCCGCGGGCGCTGCAGGAGACGATGATGGGGCGGCTGCCCGATGACCGCCGCATCGCCCTGGACGGGGTGACCCTGACTCCCGAATTCGTTCGCGACCTGGCCAAGGTGTGGATCGTCGCCTGCGGGACCGCCTACCACGCCGGGTTGGTCGGGCGGACGCTGATCGAGCGGCTCGCCCGGGTCCCGGCGGAGGCGGATCTGGGCAGCGAGTTCCGCTACCGCTCGCCGCTGATCGGCGACCGGGTCCTGGCCGCCGCGATCAGCCAGTCCGGGGAGACCGCCGACACGCTCGCGGCAGCCCGGGAGGCACGGACGCGGGGCGCGCGCCTGATGGCGGTGGCGAACGTCGTGGGCAGCACGCTGGCCCGAGAAGCGGACGACGTGCTCTACACGCGTGCGGGTCCCGAGATCGCCGTCTGTTCGACGAAGGCCTACCTCACGCAGCTCGCCGCCCTGACGATGCTGGCGATTTACTTGGGGCAGGTCCGGGGAACGCTTCCGGCAGGCCGGGTGGCGGAGCTGATCCAGGGGATGCGCAGCCTCCCGGTGCGCGCACAGGGCGCCCTCGCGCTCGAGCCCGCCATCGTGAAGCTCGCCGAGCGGCTGCAGACGACGCACCACGCCTTCTTCATCGGCCGCGGGCTCGATTATCCGGTGGCAATGGAGGGGTCGCTGAAGCTGAAGGAGATCAGTTACGTGCACTCGGAGGCGCTCGCCGCCGGTGAGCTCAAGCACGGGACGCTCGCCCTGGTGGTCCCGGGCGTCGTGGTGATCGCCGTGGGCACCCAGCCCGATGTGATCCAGAAGACGGTCAGCAACGTCCAGGAGGTCCGGGCGCGGAGGGCGGAGATCGTCGGAGTGGCGACCGAAAACACCGCGGACGCGCTCCGGCCGCACGTCGACGAACTGCTCGTCCTCCCGGCGGTGGATCCCCTCCTCGCGCCGATCCTCGCGGCGATCCCGCTGCAGCTGCTGGGCTACCACATGGCCCGGCTGCGGGGTCACGATGTCGATCAGCCCCGAAACCTCGCGAAGAGCGTGACCGTGGAGTGAGAGTGCTCGTCACCGGGGGGGCCGGGTTTATCGGATCGCACGTTGCCGATGCCTACCTCCGGGCCGGCCACCACGTGGCCGTGGTCGATGCCCTCCTCGGGGGCGGGGCCAACCGGACTCCACCCGCCGCCCGCTTCTACCAGGAGGACATCCGCGGTCCGGGGTTGGCCGAGGTGTTTCGGGCGGAGCGCCCGGAGGTGATCTCCCACCACGCCGCCCAAGCGAACGTTCGCCGGTCGTTGGCGGATCCGGTCTTCGATGCGGAGGTCAACGTCCTCGGGACGGTCCGCCTCCTCGACCTGGCTGTCCGGCACGGCGCACGGCAGTGCATCTTCGCGTCCACGGGCGGCGCGCTGTACGGGGAGCCCGCGTCCCTGCCCGTCCTCGAGGAGGCCCCGATTCTGCCGACGTCGCCGTACGGGCTGCACAAGTACCTCGGCGAGCACTGCGTGGATTACTACCGGCGGATGCACGGGCTCCAGACGGTGACCTTCCGGTACGCCAACGTCTACGGCCCGAGGCAGGATCCGTCGACCGAGGCCGGGGTGATCGCGATCTTCGCGGAGGCTATGCTCGCCGGGCGGCGGCCGGTGATCTTCGGGGACGGGACTCAGACCCGGGATTTCGTCTACGTCGGGGACGTGGCCGACGCGAACCTCCGCGTCCTGGGGCGGT
This window contains:
- the glmS gene encoding glutamine--fructose-6-phosphate transaminase (isomerizing); translation: MCGIMGFIGGRSAVPVLLDGLRRLEYRGYDSAGVAVVTNGRIEVRKSAGKLSQLVGIVEGSPLSGVIGIGHTRWATHGHPSDENAHPHSDCHGRVVVIHNGIIENFLPLKEGLVARGHRFRSDTDTEVLAHLIEEAYRGDLAAAVEHAVAQASGAYALVVLSADEPDKIVAVRRISPLIIGLGADEMLLASDIPALLPYTRDVIIIEDGEIAVLTRRDVVLSRIGGGRIDRPPMRVTWDAGAAEKDGHAHFMLKEILEQPRALQETMMGRLPDDRRIALDGVTLTPEFVRDLAKVWIVACGTAYHAGLVGRTLIERLARVPAEADLGSEFRYRSPLIGDRVLAAAISQSGETADTLAAAREARTRGARLMAVANVVGSTLAREADDVLYTRAGPEIAVCSTKAYLTQLAALTMLAIYLGQVRGTLPAGRVAELIQGMRSLPVRAQGALALEPAIVKLAERLQTTHHAFFIGRGLDYPVAMEGSLKLKEISYVHSEALAAGELKHGTLALVVPGVVVIAVGTQPDVIQKTVSNVQEVRARRAEIVGVATENTADALRPHVDELLVLPAVDPLLAPILAAIPLQLLGYHMARLRGHDVDQPRNLAKSVTVE
- a CDS encoding NAD-dependent epimerase/dehydratase family protein — protein: MLVTGGAGFIGSHVADAYLRAGHHVAVVDALLGGGANRTPPAARFYQEDIRGPGLAEVFRAERPEVISHHAAQANVRRSLADPVFDAEVNVLGTVRLLDLAVRHGARQCIFASTGGALYGEPASLPVLEEAPILPTSPYGLHKYLGEHCVDYYRRMHGLQTVTFRYANVYGPRQDPSTEAGVIAIFAEAMLAGRRPVIFGDGTQTRDFVYVGDVADANLRVLGRSIAAPMHIATAVETSINDLAARLRALVGAAVEPEHGPPIPGEVHRIFLGNARAESALGWRPRTSLEEGLRRTVEWFRVERSTRT